In a genomic window of Deltaproteobacteria bacterium:
- a CDS encoding serine/threonine protein kinase: MATPARPNGHPSADYPRTFGSYVLLAKLATGGMGEVFLARHRDVAGGFHKLVVLKRLLPHLMEDPRFVAMFRDEARIAARIHHSNVCQTYELGQAEGTYYIAMEYLEGVPLGRVVQERRRDRRLADLRFLGRLLTQVCEGLHAAHELRDADGALVGVVHRDVCHANIFVTSTGIAKVLDFGVAKARGALDKTRTGAVKGTYAYSSPEQLRGEPVDRRSDVFSLGVVAWETFTGRRLFKRDTDYLTFRAITEEPVPSPLDVRPDLPPELAVAIERALSRSPAGRQATAREFGADVDRALRALGPPMSAVAAAALMEDAFADELARQRRLAGVDFDAAAHHGESQDSTRVQDAPALRMPLRADPTADVPAIADDDRATSEVPAFTYTPADTGMPYTGSGWPTGGDDGVATAGAVAARSESRGGAAAEGGARHPAADDGAERPAGGSSDRRGETAGAVAAPRAADVARGGGARHSAGAALVAGGMAALAAIGWLLVHGDGGAARESRTASGSGDGVAAAAAARAGRTAEPGRGASGARAAAVGGG, translated from the coding sequence GTGGCGACGCCGGCCCGCCCCAACGGCCATCCGTCCGCGGACTACCCGCGGACGTTTGGCAGCTACGTGCTGCTGGCGAAGCTCGCGACGGGCGGGATGGGCGAGGTGTTCCTGGCGCGCCACCGCGACGTCGCGGGCGGGTTCCACAAGTTGGTGGTGCTCAAACGCCTGTTGCCGCACTTGATGGAGGATCCGCGGTTCGTTGCGATGTTTCGCGACGAGGCGCGCATCGCGGCGCGCATCCACCACTCGAACGTCTGCCAGACCTACGAACTCGGGCAGGCGGAGGGCACCTACTACATCGCCATGGAGTACCTCGAGGGGGTGCCGCTCGGCCGCGTCGTGCAGGAGCGCCGGCGCGACCGCCGGCTGGCGGACCTGCGCTTTCTCGGCCGCCTGCTCACGCAGGTGTGCGAGGGGCTGCACGCCGCCCACGAGCTGCGCGACGCGGACGGTGCGCTCGTCGGTGTCGTCCACCGCGACGTGTGCCACGCCAACATCTTCGTCACGTCGACCGGGATCGCGAAAGTCCTCGACTTTGGCGTGGCGAAGGCCCGCGGGGCCCTCGACAAGACGCGCACTGGCGCGGTCAAGGGGACCTATGCGTACTCGTCCCCGGAGCAGCTGCGCGGCGAGCCGGTCGACCGGCGCAGCGACGTGTTCTCTCTCGGCGTGGTTGCATGGGAAACGTTCACGGGTCGCCGGCTGTTCAAGCGAGACACCGACTACCTTACGTTCCGCGCGATCACCGAGGAACCGGTGCCGAGTCCGCTGGACGTGCGGCCGGATCTGCCGCCGGAGCTGGCGGTGGCGATCGAGCGGGCGCTGTCGCGGTCCCCGGCCGGCCGCCAGGCGACGGCGCGCGAGTTCGGGGCGGACGTCGACCGCGCGCTGCGCGCGCTCGGGCCGCCGATGAGCGCGGTCGCGGCGGCGGCGCTGATGGAGGACGCATTCGCGGACGAACTGGCCCGGCAGCGTCGACTCGCGGGTGTCGACTTCGACGCCGCGGCTCACCACGGTGAGTCGCAGGACTCGACGCGGGTGCAGGACGCGCCCGCTCTGCGCATGCCGCTGCGGGCCGACCCGACGGCCGACGTGCCGGCGATCGCCGACGACGATCGGGCGACGTCCGAGGTGCCGGCGTTTACGTACACGCCGGCGGACACCGGGATGCCCTACACCGGCAGCGGTTGGCCGACAGGGGGGGACGACGGCGTCGCGACCGCCGGCGCGGTGGCGGCCCGGTCGGAGTCGCGCGGCGGCGCGGCAGCGGAGGGCGGGGCGCGGCACCCGGCGGCGGACGACGGCGCGGAGCGGCCCGCGGGCGGCTCCAGCGATCGACGCGGCGAGACCGCCGGCGCGGTGGCGGCCCCGCGCGCCGCGGACGTCGCGCGCGGCGGCGGGGCGCGGCACTCGGCTGGGGCGGCGCTGGTCGCCGGGGGCATGGCCGCGCTGGCGGCGATCGGCTGGCTGTTGGTGCACGGCGACGGCGGCGCGGCGCGCGAATCGCGGACCGCCAGCGGCTCCGGCGATGGCGTCGCGGCGGCGGCCGCCGCACGGGCGGGCCGGACGGCGGAGCCGGGCCGGGGCGCGAGCGGCGCCCGCGCGGCGGCGGTCGGGGGCGG
- a CDS encoding bifunctional salicylyl-CoA 5-hydroxylase/oxidoreductase, with product MGGGPAGLYFAILMKRLDPRHRVRVIERNRPDDTFGFGVVFSDATLGTLAAEDAEVFSAIERQFWHWDDIHTFVRGRKLVSTGHGFAGMSRQRLLSILQARARDLGVDLEFGVEVTDLSPYADADLILGADGVNSTVRALRAGAFRPHIDWRPNRFVWLGTTYPFDAFTFYFKENEHGLWRVHAYRYEESASTFIVECTADTFARTGLAVDDEDATVAYVERLFADELAGHRLLKNRSIWRRFPTVTNERWFDGNVVLIGDAVHTAHFSIGSGTKLAMEDAIELRNALRDEADLPAALARYERLRRPAAESLQRAAQVSLEWFENTERYMRLEPEQFHVSLLTRSLRVTHDNLKVRDPALGAALERWFAERAAAQTGMPVPTDPPPPPMFTPFKLRDVTVANRVVVSPMCQYSAVDGTVGDWHLVHLGSRAVGGAGLVLTEMTAVSADARISPGCAGLYAPEHVAAWRRIVDFVHTHSPAKIGIQLGHAGRKGSTKRLWEGANEPLDAGNWPLVSASPIPWGPRSQVPRQMDRDDMDRVRDDFARAARLADEAGFDWLEIHCAHGYLLASFLSPLTNRRTDDYGGPVEQRMRFPLEVVDAVRAAWPARKPMSVRISATDWHPDGISIEDVCEAARLLKAHGCDILDVSAGQTVPDQRPVYGRLFQTPFSDLIRLEVGIPTITVGNIKSYEDCNSVLIAGRADLVAMARAHLWDPYLSRHAARALGVPPTWPPQYVSIESFDPRFE from the coding sequence ATCGGCGGCGGCCCCGCAGGGCTGTACTTCGCGATTCTCATGAAGCGTCTCGATCCGCGGCACCGCGTGCGCGTGATCGAGCGCAACCGGCCCGACGACACCTTCGGCTTCGGCGTCGTGTTCTCCGACGCGACCCTCGGAACGCTCGCCGCGGAGGACGCGGAGGTGTTCTCCGCGATCGAGCGGCAGTTCTGGCACTGGGACGACATCCACACGTTCGTTCGCGGGCGCAAGCTGGTGTCGACCGGACACGGCTTCGCGGGAATGAGCCGGCAGCGACTGCTGTCGATCCTCCAGGCGCGCGCGCGCGACCTCGGCGTCGACCTCGAGTTCGGCGTCGAGGTGACCGACCTGTCCCCGTACGCCGACGCGGATCTGATCCTCGGCGCCGACGGGGTCAACAGTACCGTGCGCGCGCTGCGCGCCGGCGCGTTCCGCCCGCACATCGACTGGCGGCCGAACCGATTCGTGTGGCTCGGCACGACCTATCCGTTCGACGCGTTCACCTTCTACTTCAAGGAGAACGAACACGGGCTGTGGCGGGTGCACGCCTACCGCTACGAGGAGTCCGCGTCCACCTTCATCGTGGAGTGTACAGCCGACACGTTCGCGCGCACCGGGCTCGCCGTCGACGATGAGGACGCGACGGTCGCCTACGTCGAGCGACTGTTCGCCGACGAACTTGCGGGGCACCGGCTGCTGAAGAACCGGTCGATCTGGCGGCGGTTTCCGACGGTGACGAACGAGCGGTGGTTCGACGGCAACGTCGTCCTCATCGGTGACGCGGTGCACACGGCACACTTTTCGATCGGCTCCGGCACCAAGCTCGCCATGGAGGACGCGATCGAACTGCGCAACGCGCTGCGGGACGAAGCCGACCTGCCGGCCGCGCTCGCGCGCTACGAGCGACTGCGGCGCCCGGCGGCCGAGAGCCTCCAGCGGGCCGCGCAGGTGAGCCTCGAATGGTTCGAAAACACCGAACGCTACATGCGGCTCGAACCGGAGCAGTTCCACGTCAGCCTGCTTACGCGCAGCCTGCGGGTGACGCACGACAACCTGAAAGTCCGCGATCCGGCGCTGGGCGCCGCGCTCGAGCGCTGGTTTGCCGAGCGCGCCGCCGCCCAGACGGGGATGCCGGTGCCGACGGACCCGCCGCCGCCGCCGATGTTCACGCCGTTCAAGCTGCGAGACGTGACGGTCGCCAACCGCGTCGTCGTCTCGCCGATGTGCCAGTACTCCGCGGTCGACGGCACGGTGGGCGACTGGCATCTCGTCCACCTGGGCAGCCGCGCGGTCGGCGGCGCGGGACTCGTCCTCACCGAGATGACCGCGGTGTCGGCCGACGCGCGCATCTCCCCCGGGTGCGCCGGACTGTACGCGCCAGAGCACGTCGCCGCGTGGAGGCGCATCGTCGACTTCGTCCACACGCATTCGCCGGCGAAGATCGGCATCCAGCTCGGCCACGCCGGCCGCAAGGGATCGACCAAGCGGCTGTGGGAGGGTGCGAACGAGCCGCTCGATGCCGGCAACTGGCCGCTGGTGTCGGCGTCGCCCATTCCGTGGGGCCCGCGCAGCCAGGTCCCCCGCCAGATGGACCGCGACGACATGGACCGCGTGCGGGACGACTTCGCGCGCGCCGCGCGGCTCGCCGACGAGGCCGGGTTCGACTGGCTCGAGATCCACTGCGCGCACGGCTACCTGCTCGCGAGCTTTCTGTCGCCCCTGACCAACCGCCGCACCGACGACTACGGCGGTCCGGTCGAGCAGCGCATGCGCTTCCCGCTCGAGGTGGTCGACGCCGTGCGCGCCGCGTGGCCTGCGCGCAAGCCGATGAGCGTGCGGATCTCGGCGACCGATTGGCACCCGGACGGCATTTCGATCGAGGACGTATGCGAGGCGGCGCGCCTGTTGAAAGCCCACGGCTGCGACATCCTGGACGTGTCGGCCGGCCAGACGGTGCCCGACCAGCGGCCCGTCTACGGCCGCCTGTTCCAGACGCCGTTTTCCGACCTCATCCGCCTCGAGGTCGGCATTCCGACCATCACCGTCGGCAACATCAAGTCCTACGAGGACTGCAACAGCGTGCTGATCGCCGGCCGCGCCGACCTCGTGGCGATGGCGCGCGCCCACCTGTGGGATCCGTATTTGAGCCGCCACGCCGCCCGGGCGCTGGGGGTCCCGCCGACATGGCCGCCACAATACGTGTCGATCGAGTCGTTCGACCCGCGGTTCGAGTGA
- a CDS encoding creatininase family protein, translated as MTRDYSLTWLTTDTFGELVDSGRPVVALVPVGSVEPHGPHLTLLTDTIISKGVAQVAADRLLAEGIEPLVAPAVPYGVTECAGRFAGAVSIPARALTAYLRAVIDALLAQRVTHVCLVNNHLEPAHDGAVRAAAAGRPPGRVSVACPLSRRWARTLTDEFRSGACHAGRYETSLVLALEPDGVDDAIRSELPEVRVSLSEQLRAGVTDFVDMGLDRAYAGAPAAASAAEGRETLDALATMVVTEVLEALEELGVRTGDRDE; from the coding sequence ATGACCCGCGACTACAGCCTCACCTGGCTCACGACCGACACGTTCGGCGAGCTGGTCGACAGCGGCCGGCCGGTGGTCGCGCTGGTTCCGGTCGGCTCCGTCGAGCCGCACGGCCCGCACCTCACCCTGCTGACCGACACGATCATTTCCAAGGGGGTGGCGCAGGTCGCCGCGGACCGGCTGTTGGCCGAGGGGATCGAGCCGCTCGTGGCGCCCGCCGTGCCCTACGGCGTCACCGAGTGCGCCGGACGGTTCGCCGGGGCCGTGTCGATCCCGGCGCGCGCACTCACCGCGTATCTGCGCGCGGTCATCGATGCGTTGCTGGCCCAGCGGGTCACTCACGTGTGCCTCGTCAACAATCACCTCGAGCCGGCGCACGACGGCGCGGTCCGCGCGGCGGCGGCCGGGCGGCCGCCGGGGCGCGTGTCGGTCGCGTGCCCGTTGTCGCGGCGGTGGGCGCGGACGCTCACCGACGAGTTCAGGTCCGGTGCGTGTCACGCGGGCCGCTACGAGACGTCGCTCGTGCTCGCGCTCGAGCCCGACGGCGTCGACGACGCAATCCGCAGCGAGCTGCCAGAGGTGCGCGTGAGCCTGTCCGAGCAGCTCCGGGCCGGGGTCACCGATTTCGTCGACATGGGGCTGGACCGCGCGTACGCCGGCGCGCCGGCCGCGGCGTCCGCCGCCGAGGGGCGCGAGACGCTCGATGCCCTCGCGACGATGGTCGTCACCGAGGTGCTCGAGGCGCTCGAGGAACTCGGCGTACGGACAGGCGATCGCGACGAGTAG
- a CDS encoding benzoate-CoA ligase family protein, translating to MAVTFPDSFNLADYYLFDRLSEGLGDKVAIRYGDRGWTYADVAERARAVARALAHASVVREQRVYIVLPDTPPFAWALFGALAHGAVVAMGNPAAPPDDLAYVVDYSRCAALVTTPAVAAALAPALHASPYVRAVWLVPDTPTGGDPEAPVAVPESLAAAPFEVKPLAEAVVRGRDLPDPGLPPTRRDDLAMWLFTSGSTGRPKAAMHTHRDFAFNTEVYAKRTIGYRRDDVTVSVPRLFFGYATGTNLMFPFAVGATTALFSERPTPESLAAAIARYRPTIVTNVPTMLGKLLDYAGDLDMSSVRFHLSAGEALPPSLLARVTERWGVDVYDGIGSAEMFHIYCTNRPGDVVPGSVGRAVDGYEIRILPRDADGPGADPVPVGETGVMWVRGDSVALGYFQDRDASWRTFHGHWCRTGDLFRRDADGYLWFAGRADDLFKVGGIWVAPLEVEECLLQHPAVALCAVIPVRVDGLVKPKAYVVLRDGVAPGDALAEELQRHVQTRLSKHKYPRYVEFVDDLPKNDRGKVDRKRLIAQAGGEVRV from the coding sequence ATGGCGGTGACGTTTCCCGATTCTTTCAACCTCGCCGACTACTATCTGTTCGACCGCCTGAGCGAGGGCCTCGGCGACAAGGTCGCCATCCGCTACGGCGACCGCGGGTGGACGTACGCCGACGTCGCCGAGCGCGCGCGAGCGGTCGCTCGCGCCCTGGCGCACGCGTCGGTGGTGCGCGAGCAGCGCGTCTACATCGTGCTGCCCGATACGCCGCCGTTTGCGTGGGCGTTGTTCGGGGCGCTCGCGCACGGCGCGGTCGTCGCCATGGGCAACCCGGCGGCGCCGCCCGACGATCTCGCCTACGTGGTCGACTACAGCCGGTGCGCCGCACTCGTGACGACGCCGGCCGTGGCGGCGGCGCTCGCGCCCGCGCTGCACGCCAGCCCCTACGTGCGGGCGGTGTGGCTGGTGCCCGACACGCCGACCGGCGGCGACCCGGAGGCGCCCGTCGCCGTCCCGGAGTCGCTGGCCGCCGCGCCGTTCGAGGTGAAGCCGCTGGCGGAGGCGGTGGTGCGCGGTCGCGACCTGCCCGACCCGGGGCTGCCGCCGACGCGGCGCGACGACCTCGCGATGTGGCTGTTCACCTCCGGGTCCACCGGCCGGCCCAAGGCGGCGATGCACACGCACCGGGACTTCGCGTTCAACACCGAGGTCTACGCCAAGCGCACGATTGGCTACCGGCGCGACGACGTCACCGTGAGTGTTCCTCGCCTGTTTTTCGGCTATGCCACGGGCACCAACTTGATGTTTCCGTTCGCCGTGGGCGCCACCACCGCTCTGTTCTCCGAACGGCCGACGCCCGAGTCGCTCGCGGCGGCGATCGCGCGCTATCGGCCGACGATCGTCACCAACGTCCCGACGATGCTCGGCAAGTTGCTCGACTACGCCGGCGACCTGGACATGTCGTCGGTGCGGTTTCACCTGTCGGCCGGCGAGGCGCTGCCCCCGTCGTTGCTGGCGCGCGTGACCGAGCGCTGGGGTGTCGACGTCTACGACGGCATCGGCTCGGCCGAGATGTTCCACATCTACTGTACGAACCGCCCGGGTGACGTCGTCCCCGGCTCTGTCGGCCGCGCGGTCGACGGCTACGAGATCCGCATCCTGCCGCGCGACGCCGACGGCCCCGGGGCCGATCCGGTGCCGGTCGGCGAGACCGGCGTGATGTGGGTCCGGGGCGACAGCGTCGCGCTCGGTTACTTTCAGGACCGCGACGCGAGCTGGCGCACGTTCCACGGGCACTGGTGCCGCACCGGCGATCTGTTTCGCAGGGACGCCGACGGGTACCTGTGGTTCGCGGGTCGCGCCGACGACCTGTTCAAGGTCGGCGGCATCTGGGTCGCGCCGCTCGAGGTCGAAGAGTGCCTGCTGCAGCACCCGGCTGTCGCGCTGTGCGCGGTGATCCCGGTCCGCGTCGACGGCCTGGTCAAGCCCAAGGCGTACGTGGTCCTCCGCGATGGCGTGGCGCCCGGCGATGCGCTGGCCGAGGAACTGCAGCGCCACGTGCAGACGCGCCTGTCCAAGCACAAGTATCCGCGCTACGTCGAGTTCGTGGACGATCTGCCGAAAAACGATCGCGGCAAGGTGGATCGCAAGCGGCTGATCGCGCAGGCGGGCGGCGAGGTGCGGGTATGA
- a CDS encoding acyl-CoA dehydrogenase family protein, whose amino-acid sequence MRPFFEPRHDELVARLAAIDGLGGAPRDVAEALGRAHGLYAYLVPDAGGVDVRSVCAIRERLAYVSPLADAIFAVHGLGSYPIALAGTPDQRRAWLPGLRAGDRIAGFALTEPDAGSDVASLRTTATPTDDGGWTLAGAKTLISNVGIADQYVVFAKTPGDGAPHSRITAFVVDARADGVNEAPLRVGDDHPIGELTFRGCRVGADALLGEVGGGFALAMQTLDTFRVTVGAAAVGMARRAFDEAVAHARRRKQFGKPLLRHQLVQAMVADMATEIDAARLLVLRAAYEKDAGRERVTVEAAMAKLFATEAAQRVIDRAVQIFGGRGVVAGEVVEALYRAIRPLRIYEGTSEIQRLIIGKSFAEG is encoded by the coding sequence ATGCGGCCATTTTTCGAACCGCGACACGATGAACTCGTCGCCCGATTGGCGGCGATCGACGGGCTCGGCGGCGCACCGCGCGACGTCGCGGAGGCGCTCGGCCGCGCGCACGGACTGTATGCGTATCTCGTGCCGGACGCGGGCGGGGTGGACGTGCGCAGCGTGTGCGCGATCCGCGAGCGCCTCGCCTACGTGTCCCCATTGGCGGACGCGATCTTCGCGGTGCACGGGCTGGGGTCGTACCCGATCGCGCTGGCGGGGACGCCGGACCAGCGGCGCGCGTGGCTGCCTGGGCTGCGCGCCGGCGACCGGATCGCCGGGTTCGCCCTCACCGAGCCGGACGCCGGCAGCGATGTCGCGTCGCTGCGCACTACCGCGACGCCGACGGATGACGGGGGGTGGACGCTCGCGGGCGCAAAGACACTGATCTCGAACGTCGGGATCGCCGATCAGTACGTCGTGTTCGCCAAGACGCCCGGCGACGGTGCGCCGCACAGCCGCATCACCGCGTTCGTCGTCGACGCGCGCGCCGACGGGGTGAACGAGGCGCCGCTGCGCGTCGGTGACGATCACCCGATCGGCGAACTGACGTTTCGCGGCTGCCGGGTCGGGGCGGACGCGCTGCTCGGCGAGGTCGGCGGCGGCTTCGCGCTTGCGATGCAGACGCTCGACACCTTTCGCGTCACGGTCGGCGCCGCGGCGGTCGGCATGGCGCGGCGCGCGTTCGACGAGGCGGTGGCGCACGCCCGCCGCCGCAAGCAGTTCGGCAAACCGCTGTTGCGGCACCAACTCGTCCAGGCGATGGTCGCCGACATGGCGACGGAGATCGACGCGGCGCGGTTGCTCGTGCTGCGCGCGGCCTACGAAAAGGACGCCGGCCGCGAGCGCGTGACCGTCGAGGCGGCGATGGCCAAGCTGTTCGCCACCGAGGCGGCGCAGCGCGTGATCGACCGCGCCGTGCAGATCTTCGGCGGGCGCGGGGTCGTCGCCGGCGAGGTGGTCGAGGCGCTGTACCGCGCGATCCGTCCGCTGCGCATCTACGAGGGCACCAGCGAGATCCAGCGGTTGATCATCGGCAAGTCGTTTGCGGAGGGGTGA
- a CDS encoding enoyl-CoA hydratase family protein has product MSLPTAEHFDLAFDRGVATITLNRPERLNSLTFEIYEELADTFAALEIPEARAVILTGAGRGFCSGGDRNDIIAELFSRDMDGLLAFTRATGRLIANIRKLRRPVIAAVNGVAVGAGAVIAAACDLRIAARTARFGYVFPAVGLCGADMGAAYLLPRIVGLAHAAELLFFGEIIDAERALQIGLVNRVVDDAAAAVDLARQWARTLARGPAFAHAMTKQMLESEYAMSLDAAIEAEAQAQAICMAHPDFRAAFDAICAKRPPRFAGADICED; this is encoded by the coding sequence ATGAGCCTGCCGACCGCCGAGCACTTCGACCTCGCGTTCGACCGCGGGGTGGCAACCATCACGCTCAACCGGCCCGAGCGGCTCAACTCGCTCACGTTCGAGATCTACGAGGAGCTGGCCGACACGTTCGCCGCGCTCGAGATCCCGGAGGCGCGGGCGGTGATTCTCACCGGCGCCGGGCGGGGGTTCTGCTCGGGGGGCGATCGCAACGACATCATCGCCGAGCTGTTTTCGCGCGACATGGACGGCCTGCTCGCATTCACGCGCGCCACCGGCCGGCTGATCGCGAACATCCGCAAACTCCGCCGGCCGGTCATCGCGGCGGTCAACGGCGTCGCGGTCGGCGCGGGCGCGGTGATCGCAGCGGCGTGCGACCTGCGCATCGCCGCGCGCACCGCGCGCTTCGGCTACGTGTTCCCGGCGGTCGGCCTGTGCGGCGCGGACATGGGCGCGGCCTACTTGCTGCCGCGGATCGTCGGGCTGGCGCACGCGGCCGAGCTGTTGTTCTTCGGCGAGATCATCGACGCGGAACGCGCGCTGCAGATCGGGCTCGTCAACCGCGTCGTGGACGACGCGGCGGCGGCGGTCGACCTCGCGCGCCAGTGGGCGCGCACGCTCGCGCGCGGGCCGGCGTTCGCGCACGCGATGACCAAGCAGATGCTCGAGAGCGAGTACGCGATGTCGCTCGACGCGGCGATCGAGGCCGAGGCGCAGGCGCAGGCCATCTGCATGGCGCACCCGGACTTCCGCGCGGCGTTCGACGCGATCTGCGCCAAGCGGCCGCCGAGGTTTGCCGGCGCCGACATCTGCGAGGACTGA
- a CDS encoding RidA family protein, with amino-acid sequence MKQQVIQPEGWPAPKGYANGIVARGRTLYVAGQVGWDTDGRMADGFVAQFAQALDNVIAVVRAAGGGPTEIVSMTIYVTDLDAYRRSLGELAGVWRDRFGRHYPAMTLVQVAGLVEPGGMVEIQAIAMLAENRE; translated from the coding sequence ATGAAGCAACAGGTCATTCAACCGGAAGGCTGGCCGGCGCCGAAGGGGTACGCGAACGGGATCGTCGCGCGCGGTCGAACGCTGTACGTGGCCGGGCAGGTCGGGTGGGACACCGACGGCCGGATGGCCGACGGGTTCGTCGCGCAGTTCGCGCAGGCGCTCGACAACGTGATCGCCGTCGTTCGCGCGGCGGGCGGCGGCCCGACCGAAATCGTGTCGATGACGATCTACGTGACCGACCTCGATGCGTATCGACGATCGCTCGGTGAACTCGCCGGCGTGTGGCGCGATCGATTCGGCCGCCACTATCCGGCGATGACGCTCGTCCAGGTCGCCGGATTGGTGGAACCGGGCGGCATGGTGGAGATCCAGGCGATCGCGATGCTGGCGGAGAACCGAGAATGA